Proteins from a genomic interval of Papaver somniferum cultivar HN1 chromosome 4, ASM357369v1, whole genome shotgun sequence:
- the LOC113276256 gene encoding 60S ribosomal protein L7a-1-like: protein MAPKRGVKAPVAAKKKTEQVANPCFEKRPKQFGIGGALPPKKDLHRFVKWPKVTRIQRQRRILKQRLKVPPALNQFTKTLDKNLATNLFKMLLKYRPEDKAAKKERLLKRAQAESEGKTVEAKKPIVVKYGLNHITYLIEQNKAQMVIIAHDVDPIELVVWLPALCRKMEIPYAIVKGKARLGAIVHKKTASALCLTSVKNEDKMEFSKIVEAVKANFNDKFDEHRKKWGGGIMGSKSQAKTKAKERVLAKEAAQRLN from the exons ATG GCTCCCAAAAGAGGTGTTAAGGCCCCTGTAGCCGCCAAGAAAAAGACA GAACAGGTTGCTAATCCTTGTTTTGAGAAGCGCCCGAAACAGTTTGGTATTGGTGGTGCTTTACCTCCAAAGAAGGATCTTCATAGATTCGTTAAATGGCCCAAGGTCACTCGTATCCAGAGGCAGCGAAGGATTTTGAAGCAACGATTGAAGGTTCCACCTGCTTTGAACCAGTTTACCAAAACACTTGACAAGAACCTTG CCACAAATCTTTTCAAGATGTTGCTGAAGTACAGACCTGAAGACAAGGCTGCTAAGAAGGAAAGGTTATTGAAAAGGGCTCAAGCTGAGTCGGAAGGAAAAACAGTTGAGGCTAAGAAGCCTATTGTTGTGAAATATGGACTTAACCACATTACATATCTCATTGAGCAG AACAAGGCCCAAATGGTTATTATTGCACACGATGTTGATCCCATTGAGCTTGTTGTCTGGCTTCCTGCATTATGCCGTAAAATGGAGATTCCATATGCCATTGTAAAGGGCAAGGCTCGTCTTGGGGCG ATCGTACACAAGAAAACTGCCTCAGCATTGTGCTTGACATCAGTGAAGAATGAAGATAAAATGGAATTCAGCAAGATTGTGGAAGCTGTCAAG GCTAATTTCAATGATAAGTTTGACGAGCACCGTAAGAAATGGGGAGGTGGAATCATGGGATCAAAGTCGCAAGCTAAGACCAAAGCTAAGGAAAGGGTTCTGGCAAAGGAAGCAGCTCAGAGGTTGAATTAG